CTAGAAACCACTCAAATTGAACGTAATACCACTCCTTTTGCTGACAAAAAAGGCGAAAAAATTGCCCACGAAAGTTTGACAGCCTGGGACGAAGGGCGCTCTGAAAACGCTTTCGGGACAATTGATATGGATGACGAAGGTATGCCTGCTCAAAGAACCTTATTAATTGAAAAAGGCGTTCTCAAAAACTTCTTAGCAGATAGAACAGGTTCTGCACGCACCGGACACCCCAGAACTGGAAGTGGCCGCCGCCAAAATTATACCTTTGCTGCTGCTAGCCGGATGCGTAATACTTATATTGATTCTGGCGAATATAGCACTGATGATTTATTTGCCTCTGTTGATAAAGGTATTTACTGTAAGAAAATGGGTGGTGGTAGTGTTGGTGCTACAGGTCAATTTAACTTTAGTGTTGATGAAGCTTATTTGATTGAGAATGGCAAAATCACTAAACCGTTAAAGGGAGCAATTTTAATTGGTGAAGCCAAGGAAATTATGAATAAAATTTCTATGTGTTCCCAAGATTTGGAAATTGCACCAGGTTTTTGTGGCTCTGTCAGCGGCAGCATTTACACCACAGTCGGACAACCCCACATCAAGGTTGATTCTATTACCGTTGGTGGACGATAAGAATTTTAGATTTTGGACTTTCCTGCGGAACGCTACGCGAACGACTCCGCTCAGTCGAACGATTTTGGATTTTGGATTGTAATATTCAAAATCCAAAATGCTCAAGCTCCCGGATAATTCCGTAGGTTCAATCTAAAATCTAAAAGAACAAATTGTTTGACTGTTACTTCAGCCAGAATTATTCGAGAGAAATACAAGCAATAACATCCAAAATCTAATCTTAAAAATAGAATCGTTTCCAATCCAAAATCTAAAATCCAAAATTGACTATGCCAAATATCAATGAAATTGCAAACTCTGCCAAGGACAATGCCGAAAAGCTTGGTATTAAAAAATTTGACATTTATGGGTCAACAGTAGATGATACTAGCGTGCAAGTAGACCAAGGTGAGCCAAAACAAGTTAAAGCTTCAAATCGCTCTGGTGTTACTGTTCGTGTCTGGAATGAAGATAATACAATGGGTGTCACCAGCACCACAGATGTAGATTCCAAGGGACTGGAATTAGCTTTGAAAACTGCTTATGAAGCCAGTTTCTTTGGTGTTAAAGAAAATGTTCCTGATTTTAGTCCCGAAGCTACTGTTCCTATTCCAAATAAAGCCCAAGATAAGACACCCCAAGCACCTGTTGCTGAACTGATAGAAAGATTGTTGGTAGCTGAAAAAGAATTACTCGCAGCTCATCCAGCAATTAAAGGTGTGCCTTATAATGGTTTATCACAAAGAGATATTGACAGATTTTATCTCAATAGCGATGGCGCAGTCAGAACTGAATCCCATTCCTTAACATCAGTTTATCTTTATAGCAAAACTGAAGAAGAAGGAAAAAAACCTCGTAGTGCAGGTGCTTTTAGAATCAACCAAAGTTTAGATAATCTAGACATCAATGGTTGCATCAAAGAAACCGCCGATAAAACTATCAGCCACTTGAACTATGAAAAAATCAAGACTGGTAAATATCGAGTTGTTTTCTCGGCGGAAGCTTTCTTAAGTCTTTTGGGCGCTTTTTCTAACTTGTTCAACGCTCAAAGTATTTTGGATAATCAAAGCCTATCTACTCCTGATGATTTAGGTAAGCAAATTGCTTCTCCTCTACTTTCAGTTTTTGACGATGCACTGCACCCAGCTAACGTAGGAGCAGAAACTTTTGATGGTGAAGGAACTCCAACTCGTCAGATTTCGCTAATTGAAAATGGCGTTTTAACAAGCTTTCTCCACAGTGCAGGCACCGCTAAAAGGTTAAATGCCCAGCCAACAGGTAATGCCAGTATTGGTGCAAAAGTCAGCGTTAGTCCGAATTTTTATCACGTTTTTACAACAGCAACTCCTGAAGAAGAGTTAAGTTTAGACACTGCTGAAAATGTGATTTTTATCGATGATTTACAAGCTTTACATGCAGGAGTTAAATCCTTGCAAGGTTCCTTTTCTTTGCCGTTTGATGGTTGGCTAGTTAATAAGGGTGTTAGGACAAGTATTGAGTCAGCAACTGTTGCTGGCGATTTCTTAGAACTCTTAAAGTCAATTATTTATGTAGAAAAAGAGGCAGAGTTAACACCAGGGGGAGTTTGCCCGAAAATTTGGGTCAATGAACTGTCAATTACTGGTGAATAAAATTTAGTAAGTGCAGAGTTAGGAGTTGAATTTAACTCTTAACTCATCACTTTGAAATCATGACTCACCATTAATATTCACCACCGACGCTAATTGCAGTATTGAATACATCAGCACCGCTTAAATCAATATTAGCCAAAACAGCGCCATCTACGTCAGTGTTATATAAACGGGAATTACTCAAATTCACGTTGGTGAGATTGGCATTGTTTAAGATAGTATCGCTGACGAATGCTTCTGTGAGATTAGCAGACTTCAAATTGGCACCAGTTAAATCAGCGCCTTCCAAATTAGCACCTTCGAGATTAGCTCCTTTTAAATTTGCATTTCTCAGGTCAACACCTATCAGATGAGCGCCTTTGAGGTTTGCTCCTGCTAAATTACATCCCAAACATTCTCTAGTTTCCAGCAAGCGCCGGACAGGGGCGGAGTTTTCTGCTTTGACGGGAATGGGAGCAGCTAAAGATAGCGTGCTGAGTAAGGCTGCTGCCGTCAAAAAAATTATTTTCATATTTACCTCCGACACTTTTAGAAGTCATTAAATTTTTAACTTCTACGATACCAGTGTGCCAAGATTACTGAATTCTGTACTCATGCGATCGGAGGAATATATAATTTCTATGAGATTAGATATTCTTCTGAAAATTAGTCCGATGGGATTAAAATTAAAAGTTTTTTAGTAGATATTACAAGTGCTTGGACACCGCAAGCAACGCCGAAAAATCATTTTTAAACCGCAGAGGCGCAGAGAGCGCAGAGAGAAAAAAGAGATTTTACCAGTCACCTTGAAAGGGCTAGTACAACACGGCGGAAATAAACTTAATTCCGCCTTGCGGTACTAGTCCCATTATTAATTTGGGTATCAGCTTCCTTGGCTCCTAATTGAAAACTTGTTTAACTGACTAACTGCGCGGCGGAATTGAAAAACTGACGACACAACCCCCTAGTAAGCAAAATTGTTGTCAACAAGTTAGCGAAAGCAACCATAAATATAATCAAAATTTCGTAAGATACTGCATCCAGAGGTTTCACACCAGCTAGTAACTGTCCGGTGGTAATTCCTGGTATTGCGACCATCCCGATGAGAATCATTTGATTGAGAGTGGGGATCAATCCGGCTCTGATAGCATCTTTGCGATACTGGCTAACTGCTTGCTGGGGCGTTGCGCCTAAACTCAAGTGGGTTTCTATTTCGAGATGGCTGGAATTAATGGTGCTGACAAGACGCTCGCCTGCGATCGCAGCTGCATTGGTAGCATTACCTAAAACTATCCCTACTAAGGGAATTATATACTGTGGTTCATACCATCTGTCTGGTTGAATAATCAAGAAGTTGGTGTAAAACACTGTCAGGACGGTACTAATTAAAATTGCACCCCACACCAAAGGCAACAGATGAGGAATTTTTTGGCTGATGCGATTTCGTGCGACAATCGCCGTAATTGTCAGCATTATTGCTAATAGTGCCAAAACTCCCCAAGCATTGTCTAAAGCCAAGATGAAATCTAAAATGTATCCCAATACAAGAAGTTGTAAGATGGTTCTCCCAGTAGCAAGGGCTAGGCTCAACTCTAATCCTAATTTTTCCCAGGCAGATAAACCAATGGCGATCGCCATCAATCCCACAGCAATTGCTAAATCCACGAAATCCAGCTTGATCGTATCCTGCATGGGTTTTCTATCTCCTAGTATTTTCTTCTCAAAGCAGCTCACACACCTGGAACTTTGATCCGATGTGTTGGATCTTGGTTGATATATATCACCTTCATCAATTCAAATTTAAAAAATGGTACAACCTTAACATGGCAAACTCCTAGTATGTCTACTATCTGTAAATTAAATGTGCGGTAGTCTACCGCCCGACAATTTAAGTAAAAACCCTAATAGATGCGTATCTTAGGCGATAGTCTTTTAGTTGCTCCTTTTTGATTAACAATTCAATCAGCAAAAATTGACTCTCGAAGTGCATCCTTTGTATCTCCCGATAAAATGAGAACTCATGATCCAAAGTGTAAATCCCATCCCTGCCTTTGATATCAAGCAGCAATACACCACCATCGAAGCAGAAGTAAGTGCAGCCGTTTTAGAGGTTCTGGCTTCTGGCCGCTATATTGGCGGCCCTCTAGTTGAAGGCTTTGAGCAACAATTTGCTGCTTATAATACTGTTACTCAATGTGTGGCTTGTAATTCTGGTACTGATGCGCTCTACTTAGCGTTACGAGTCTTGGAAATTGGTGCAGGCGATGAAGTGATTACAACGCCTTTCACCTTTATTGCTACATCTGAAGTAATTAGTGCCGTGGGTGCAAAACCTGTTTTCGTTGACATTGACGCTACTACCTTTAATTTGGATGTGGAGCAAGTAGCAGCAGCGATTACACCTAAAACTAAAGCAATTATCCCGGTTCACCTATTTGGACAACCTGTGGATATGACATCATTGATGGCGATCGCTCAATCTCACAATTTGTCAATAATTGAAGATTGCGCTCAGTCTACAGGTGCAATGTGGGCCAATGAAAAAGTAGGAAGTATTGGACATATTGGTTGCTTTAGTTTCTACCCTACCAAAAATCTTGGTGGTTGCGGCGATGGCGGAGCAATAACGACTAACGATCCTGCGATCGCTACTAAACTGCGAATCCTCCGGGAGCATGGTAGTAAAGTTCGATATTTACACGAGGAAATTGGTGTAAATAGCCGCTTGGATGCTCTCCAAGCAACCATATTGCAGATTAAACTACGTTATTTAGATACTTGGAATGATCGCCGTCGAGATATCGCCAATTATTACTATCAGTTCCTTAGCCAAATTCCGGGAATCGTCCCGCCTCAAGAATTACCTGGGGGTATTGGGGTATGGAATCAATACACTGTTCGCATCTCAGGTGAAGGGCGGAATGGTTCTAGCGCCAAATATCGAGATTGGGTGCGTAATCAATTGCAAGAACAGGGCGTAAGTTCAATGATTTATTACCCCTATCCTTTACATTTGCAGCCAGTGTATCAAAATCTAGGCTATCAAATTGGGGACTTACCAATAGCAGAGCAAGCTTGCCATGAAGTCATAGCTTTGCCCATGTTCCCAGAATTGACACAGCACCAGCAAGACCAGGTGATTTATGCGTTAAAGGATTGTTTGGGGTGAGGGGAGTGGGGGAGAGAGGGAAGGGGGCAGGGAGAAAGGGAGAAGAGTTTTACCCTCTGCCCCCTGCACCTCTGCCTCTTTTCAATGCCCAATGCCCACTCCCTACTTCTTACTTCTGAGTTAGCACTCTTGCAGTCGCTAAAGCTTCTACTAAGCCACGCACAGCAGCAATCATTGCTATTTCGCTATTGAGTTGGTTGATAGCGGAACCAACACCAACACCAGCTGCACCAGCTGCGATCGCTAATGGTGCTGTAACGTTAGAAATACCTGAAGCACACAATACTGGCACTGACACCACACGGGAAATCTCAAAAGCTGCTGCCAAGGTGGGAGCAGCTTTTTCAATTAATCCTAAAGTTCCAGGGTGAACTGGGTTACTGCTAGTACCGCCTTCGGTTTGGATAATATCTGCTCCAGCTTTCACCAGTTCTTCTGCTAACTGCACCTGTTGATCTAGTTCCAAAATGTGGGGAACAGTGACAGATAAGGTGATTTCTGGGAGGAGAGCGCGGGTTTGCTTAGTCAGGGCTAGCACTTCTGGAGCCTCAAAGCGGCGACCTTGAGCATAGAAAGAATCGAAATTCCCGATTTCAATTAAATCAGCACCAGCTGCTACAGCTTGCACAAATTTTTCTGGTTCTACTGCTGAAACACAAATTGGTAATTTTGTCAAACTTTTAGCTAACTGTACCAAAGCGCGATCGGCGGCAATATCAACAAAAGTAGCACCGCCAAATTCAGCAGCTTTGACAGTAGCAGCAACGCTAGCAGCGTCGAAATTATTCAAGCCGCTAATCACTTTCAGAACGCGGCGGTTAGTAAATGCACGTTGGAGTCTAGGATGCATCGTCATGGTTAGGCTTTTGAAGCTATGAAGATTATAAATTAGGTATATTCTACCGTCACTCAGTTGATGAGGAACTAAATCACTATGGCAGTTGTCAAATTTTGATTTCTGCAAGCCGCGCAAAGAGCGATCGCCTAAACTTAGCCTGAGCGTCCATTGAAAAGTTTACTCTCCCAATTGAACTAGGTATTAAATGCAGTACGGTACTACAATGAAATATAAAGTTCAGCAGATATCCACATGAATTAAGTTTTATTAAATTATTCTTTTCAGAAGGAAGATATGACTGAGGAAATCATGGCAAATTTTGACGATCAAGAAATACTTGAACTCTGGGATCGTAGAGCTAAAGACTGGGATATTCCAGTTGGCGATGATGGTGATAGCAATCGAATTCTCAACTCAGATCCAGTACTATGGAGTTTTGCTGGTAACGTTGCGGGATTGTCTGTCCTCGATGCTGGTTGTGGTACAGGATATCTAGCACGCCAACTTTGCCTTAAAGGGGCCAGTGTAACTGGTATAGATTTTTCACCTCAGATGATAGAAATTGCCAAATTCAGAGCTAGCCAAAATAATTTAGATATAGATTTTCATTTGGATTCATGCACTGAACTAAAGTCGCTTCCAGATGAGCAATTTGATATGATCGTCTCAAATTATGTTCTCATGGATTTGCTCGATCTCGAAGGAGCAATAAGGGCATTCAATCGTGTTCTTAAGCCTAGTGGTATTGCAATCCTTGTGTTCTCACATCCTTGCTTTCCCCAAGGCAACTCGACGACTGTAAATGAGGATGGGACAGTTTCTTATAGTTGGGCTTCTTCTTACTTTGAAAGGACACAACACAACGACGAACCTTGGAATCATTTTACAACACCATTTATCTGGTTCCACCGCCCTCTTTCCGATTACTGGAAAGTCTTCAAGGCAGCAGGTTTTTCTGTGGACGAATTTGAAGAACCAAGAATTACCCCAGAGCGATATTATCTTGCAGAAAACGACCGAAAGCTCTTCAATTCCAAAACACGTCCCTATTCAGTAGTTTTTAAACTCCAGAAAGTAATGCGTAATTCGTAATTAAGTTTTGTAATGGGAATCTAGACCCCTATTTTTAAATATAGGTTCCTTTTCCTCGTGTTTTTCATTACTATGCTAATCAAACTCTAAAGGCCAAAAATCGGCAATTGGTACTTCCCATCCTGGTAGCAAATCGGGAACTGTTAAAATATCGCTATCACGAAGTATTATTGCTTCTTGTCCAAGGTTGTAAACTTCAACAATCCGCTCATCTGGATTGAGCAAAATTCCTACCTTCGTTCCCAAACTCAGAAATTCTTGAATTTTTGCTCTCAAATCCTCCAAATTATCACTAGGGGACTTCACCTCGACAGTCAAATCGGGAGCCAACTGAGCAAAAGACTTGGGACTGCGACGCAAGCGTTCGGCTAAAACAAATGAAGCATCCGGTGCGCGTAAATCTGAATTTGGCAATCTGAAACCAGCGCTAGAAGCTGCTGTTCGTCCTAGTTTACGCGGTCTAACCCAGTTACGTAACTGCGCCACCATTTCGGCTGCGACTTCATCTGATTCATATCCTGATGGACTCATGACAATAATATTACCCTTAACTAGTTCCATACGATAGTCAGGGTGCTGTTGCTGCATTTTTTCAAAGTCTTCAAGCGTTAGGGACATAAAAACCTCTAATTATCACACTCCCTGTATATATATTATGGAGACAACAGACCTCTTCAGGAGCGATCGCTCCATAAATTCCCCAGTTATGGCCAAACCTGTCACTCCAAACACTTGATCATATCTAAATGAAAAAACAGGAATTAAATTACTTTTCAAAACACTCCATTGCTATTTGAACCTTCTCAACTTGCCTTGGTGCTTGCATTTCGTTAAAAAGTGCGATCGCTTGTAAAAAAATTTCCCTACTTTGACTCATTTCACCCATTTTTTTATGAGTTAATGCCAACTGATAATAAGCCTCAGCTAAGTCTGATTTAGCACCAATTTTATCAAGAATTCCTATCGCTTCTGAATGATGAAAAATTGCTTTTGCAAATTCTCCCTGTTCTCGGAAAAGTTCCGCAAGACAACTTATAGCTTTACCCTTAATCTGAGTAAAGTTGTTTTCTTCAGAATGAAATATAGCTCGTTGGCACAACTCAAAGGATTTTTTCAGATTACCTAAATTTTTATAAGTTAAGCAGAGAGTTACTAAACTATGCCCTATTCCCCACAAAGTTACTCTAGTTGATGTTGAGATGCTAGAAAAGGCAACTTCAGCAAGATCAAAGGCATCTTCTCTGCTACCAAAGCGGGATTTTATCATAGCTAGACAGCATTGAGCATAAGTCATGTAATCATCAAGATTGCTATTTTGTTCAGCAAGTATACAAACAGAATTGAAACAATCTTCGGCTGCTTCTATTTCCCATAATTCAAGTTTGCAAAGCCCGGTATTAAACAAAATAGAAATTTCTGTTTGTTTGGCATCTAATGTGCCTAAGACTTTTCCTGATTTCTCATAGCATTCTATCGCTTCTCTAATACAACCGATTATTCGATATGTATAGCCAAGTATATTGTAAAGTCTAATTAATCTTTCTGGCGATTTTATATCGTCTATTATTCGTTGAATTACAGAAAAATTTTTCTGAAGTAGTCCCAATTGGTAAAACGAGGAACCTAAAGGTAAACCTGTACCCCATTTTTTACCTCTTCCTTGTAAGATTACATCACCAGCTTTCTCAAAATCACTAATTTCTACATAGTGATAATAAGCTTCTAAAGCAGTTAAAGCATCATTTATATTTGTAATAGATACAACTCTCTGTGTCCAACATTCTGCGGCTTTTCGATTTACTAATTCCCATTCTTCACTGATTAATCTTAATCTACTAATCGCTTCATCACGAATTACAGGATGTAACCAGTATTGTCCTTTTTTCGCCTCTATCAAAGACAAATCTTGTAGAGCTTTAATTACACCTCGGCGTTTTTGGGCTGGTACATCCCAAAGCAAACATAAAACTCCCTCGATAGGTAGTGAAGGAATATCTTGATAACGATAGCATCCTAAACGACAAAGGAGACGATAAGCTTCTAAGTCAATTTGTTGGAGACGGTTAAATTGACTTGCGACTAAATCTTTTAATTCTCTTTCTATTAATAAATCTGTAGAGTTTTCCTGCCAATATGAATGGATATCACCAGAAAAATCCGTCAATATTGCTCCTCGGAGAATTTGCATTGCTTTGGCGTTACCTCCATAAGCTCTGCACATTTCGCTGAGAATAGTACAATCACAATTGATGTGGCAACTGCTGAAAAATTCTCGCCATGCTTCATCATCTAAACCTTCGAGTGGGTAAAGATAAACCTCTAGACTAGACTCCCGCAAACGCTCACGACTTGTGACTAAAGTAACTGAATGCACATCCGAGTCTGCTAATACTCTCAATAGCTCAACATAAAGGCGACGATATTCTAGGAACTTACCATTTTTATCGAGAGCAGTTTCTAGATTATCGATAAATACCCCAATTTTAAAAGTTTGTTCTCGGAGTTTACGCCGTAGTCGTTCTAAGCTAATACCAAAGTCCCCTCCCGGTTCTTCGTTAAAGTATCGCCGTAGCCATTCTTCAACTACACTCTCTACAGGAGTAAGGTTTTGGATTTCTGTGGCCATCCACAGTTCTAGGACAAAATTAAATTTTTGACTTTTAAAATATTTGCGTGCTAATCTTGTTTTGCCAACACCACCTTCACCCTGGATGAGGATAACTTTTTCTCCCCGATTGAATAAGGTGTGAAGTTCGGCTATTTGGCGATCGCGCCCGACAAAGTTAGAATCTAAATCTTGAGGTTTAGTCCCATTCGTCGCTAAATTTGGAATCTGAGAAGCTTTTTGCGACTGTTGGTTTGTTCTAAATCCCTGAACTACGCCTTGAAACGTAGATTTTGAGACTTTCGCTCCTAGCACTTTGGAGAGTAAATGCCAAAGTTCTGCACCAACTGCTTTTAAATGCGCTTCTGTATAACCACGGCTGTTGGCGATATGCTGGTAAGTCCGCTTTTCATCCTCCCACAAATTACGCAAGATAATCCTTTGAGTTTTATCTAGATGTTCTCCCGTCTGGAGAAAAACCAAGTTATCTACAAACTCTAAGGCCTCTTCTACACCCATTTGCTAACTTGATGTATCATTTGTAATTCATTATAACCATACTT
The Nostoc punctiforme PCC 73102 genome window above contains:
- a CDS encoding ABC transporter permease, producing MQDTIKLDFVDLAIAVGLMAIAIGLSAWEKLGLELSLALATGRTILQLLVLGYILDFILALDNAWGVLALLAIMLTITAIVARNRISQKIPHLLPLVWGAILISTVLTVFYTNFLIIQPDRWYEPQYIIPLVGIVLGNATNAAAIAGERLVSTINSSHLEIETHLSLGATPQQAVSQYRKDAIRAGLIPTLNQMILIGMVAIPGITTGQLLAGVKPLDAVSYEILIIFMVAFANLLTTILLTRGLCRQFFNSAAQLVS
- a CDS encoding TldD/PmbA family protein; its protein translation is MPNINEIANSAKDNAEKLGIKKFDIYGSTVDDTSVQVDQGEPKQVKASNRSGVTVRVWNEDNTMGVTSTTDVDSKGLELALKTAYEASFFGVKENVPDFSPEATVPIPNKAQDKTPQAPVAELIERLLVAEKELLAAHPAIKGVPYNGLSQRDIDRFYLNSDGAVRTESHSLTSVYLYSKTEEEGKKPRSAGAFRINQSLDNLDINGCIKETADKTISHLNYEKIKTGKYRVVFSAEAFLSLLGAFSNLFNAQSILDNQSLSTPDDLGKQIASPLLSVFDDALHPANVGAETFDGEGTPTRQISLIENGVLTSFLHSAGTAKRLNAQPTGNASIGAKVSVSPNFYHVFTTATPEEELSLDTAENVIFIDDLQALHAGVKSLQGSFSLPFDGWLVNKGVRTSIESATVAGDFLELLKSIIYVEKEAELTPGGVCPKIWVNELSITGE
- a CDS encoding DUF561 domain-containing protein; translated protein: MTMHPRLQRAFTNRRVLKVISGLNNFDAASVAATVKAAEFGGATFVDIAADRALVQLAKSLTKLPICVSAVEPEKFVQAVAAGADLIEIGNFDSFYAQGRRFEAPEVLALTKQTRALLPEITLSVTVPHILELDQQVQLAEELVKAGADIIQTEGGTSSNPVHPGTLGLIEKAAPTLAAAFEISRVVSVPVLCASGISNVTAPLAIAAGAAGVGVGSAINQLNSEIAMIAAVRGLVEALATARVLTQK
- a CDS encoding DegT/DnrJ/EryC1/StrS family aminotransferase, whose translation is MIQSVNPIPAFDIKQQYTTIEAEVSAAVLEVLASGRYIGGPLVEGFEQQFAAYNTVTQCVACNSGTDALYLALRVLEIGAGDEVITTPFTFIATSEVISAVGAKPVFVDIDATTFNLDVEQVAAAITPKTKAIIPVHLFGQPVDMTSLMAIAQSHNLSIIEDCAQSTGAMWANEKVGSIGHIGCFSFYPTKNLGGCGDGGAITTNDPAIATKLRILREHGSKVRYLHEEIGVNSRLDALQATILQIKLRYLDTWNDRRRDIANYYYQFLSQIPGIVPPQELPGGIGVWNQYTVRISGEGRNGSSAKYRDWVRNQLQEQGVSSMIYYPYPLHLQPVYQNLGYQIGDLPIAEQACHEVIALPMFPELTQHQQDQVIYALKDCLG
- a CDS encoding pentapeptide repeat-containing protein; this translates as MKIIFLTAAALLSTLSLAAPIPVKAENSAPVRRLLETRECLGCNLAGANLKGAHLIGVDLRNANLKGANLEGANLEGADLTGANLKSANLTEAFVSDTILNNANLTNVNLSNSRLYNTDVDGAVLANIDLSGADVFNTAISVGGEY
- a CDS encoding tetratricopeptide repeat protein, which codes for MGVEEALEFVDNLVFLQTGEHLDKTQRIILRNLWEDEKRTYQHIANSRGYTEAHLKAVGAELWHLLSKVLGAKVSKSTFQGVVQGFRTNQQSQKASQIPNLATNGTKPQDLDSNFVGRDRQIAELHTLFNRGEKVILIQGEGGVGKTRLARKYFKSQKFNFVLELWMATEIQNLTPVESVVEEWLRRYFNEEPGGDFGISLERLRRKLREQTFKIGVFIDNLETALDKNGKFLEYRRLYVELLRVLADSDVHSVTLVTSRERLRESSLEVYLYPLEGLDDEAWREFFSSCHINCDCTILSEMCRAYGGNAKAMQILRGAILTDFSGDIHSYWQENSTDLLIERELKDLVASQFNRLQQIDLEAYRLLCRLGCYRYQDIPSLPIEGVLCLLWDVPAQKRRGVIKALQDLSLIEAKKGQYWLHPVIRDEAISRLRLISEEWELVNRKAAECWTQRVVSITNINDALTALEAYYHYVEISDFEKAGDVILQGRGKKWGTGLPLGSSFYQLGLLQKNFSVIQRIIDDIKSPERLIRLYNILGYTYRIIGCIREAIECYEKSGKVLGTLDAKQTEISILFNTGLCKLELWEIEAAEDCFNSVCILAEQNSNLDDYMTYAQCCLAMIKSRFGSREDAFDLAEVAFSSISTSTRVTLWGIGHSLVTLCLTYKNLGNLKKSFELCQRAIFHSEENNFTQIKGKAISCLAELFREQGEFAKAIFHHSEAIGILDKIGAKSDLAEAYYQLALTHKKMGEMSQSREIFLQAIALFNEMQAPRQVEKVQIAMECFEK
- a CDS encoding class I SAM-dependent methyltransferase; translated protein: MTEEIMANFDDQEILELWDRRAKDWDIPVGDDGDSNRILNSDPVLWSFAGNVAGLSVLDAGCGTGYLARQLCLKGASVTGIDFSPQMIEIAKFRASQNNLDIDFHLDSCTELKSLPDEQFDMIVSNYVLMDLLDLEGAIRAFNRVLKPSGIAILVFSHPCFPQGNSTTVNEDGTVSYSWASSYFERTQHNDEPWNHFTTPFIWFHRPLSDYWKVFKAAGFSVDEFEEPRITPERYYLAENDRKLFNSKTRPYSVVFKLQKVMRNS
- a CDS encoding Uma2 family endonuclease, which codes for MSLTLEDFEKMQQQHPDYRMELVKGNIIVMSPSGYESDEVAAEMVAQLRNWVRPRKLGRTAASSAGFRLPNSDLRAPDASFVLAERLRRSPKSFAQLAPDLTVEVKSPSDNLEDLRAKIQEFLSLGTKVGILLNPDERIVEVYNLGQEAIILRDSDILTVPDLLPGWEVPIADFWPLEFD